The genome window CCCTTGTCCGGGGCCGGGGCCGCCTGTTCGGGGGCCGGGGGGCCGGGAATCGCGGGCGGGTCGGTGGGCATCGGCGCCCGGGGCTTCACCGACCCGGCGGTATCCGGCGGTGCCTCCGGCACTTCGGCGGGGGTCGGCGGGGTCTCGTGGGCGGGCGGGGGTGCGGGGACGGAAGGTGTTCCGGGGCCCGTACTCAAAGGGGTTCGCCTCCTTGCGTGAAACGCGTGTACGTCGTGCGGTTGCGTAAGCCTCACCGCTCCTGTTCTGTCTGCTGGTTTTCGGGTCGGCCCATGCCCGCCCCCGCAGGGCGCACGGGCTGTCGGCAGGGGCGTACCGGCGGCCGATCCGGCGTGTCCCCACGGCTTCGGCGCATCCGGCGGCCGGGCGCGGGGTCAGAGATGCGCGAGCTTCTCCAGCACCGGCGCGGCGGTCCGCAGCGCGGACCACTCGTCCTCGTCGAGGCCCTCGACGAGGGTGGCGAGGAACGCGTTGCGCTTGCGCCGGCTCTCCTCCAACATCGCCTCGGCCCGCTCGGTCTGGGTGACCACCTTCTGCCGCCGGTCCTCGGGATGCGGCTCCAGCTTCACCAGCCCCTTGCTCTCCAGCAGGGCGACGATCCGGGTCATCGAGGGCGGCTGCACATGCTCCTTGCGGGCCAGCTCACCGGGGGTGGCGGTGCCGCAGCGGGCGAGTGTGCCGAGCACCGACATCTCGGTCGGGCTCAGCGACTCGTCGACGCGCTGGTGCTTGAGCCGACGGGACAGGCGCATCACGGCGGAACGGAGGGCGTTCACAGCGGCCTCGTCGTCGCCATGGTTCAGGTCAGGCATGTTCTTTAGCGTAACTCATTACTCTCGCTAAAGACCACCGGAACTCCACAGCCGTGCCCGTGAGACCCGCCACTCACACCGATCCAGATCCTCACGTCACTCATATGAGTGACTGGTACGCAGAACGTGACACAAGGCACCGGAACACAGCTGACCCTCGTACACATGGGGACCACTGTGCTCAGCCTGCGGATAGACGAGGAGCTGCTCGAACGGCTCCGGACCCACGCCGCGAAAAGGGGAATGAGCGTCCAGGACTACGTGATCGGGACGCTCATTCGGGACGACTTCGACGAGCGGTTCCAGACCGCCGTCGAGGAGACGGAGAAGTTCTACGGGGTGACGTGACGGGGGACCTGACGGGGGACGTCAGGGGTCAGGGGGGCGCCAGGGGTCAGGGGGGGCGCCAGGGC of Streptomyces phaeolivaceus contains these proteins:
- a CDS encoding ribbon-helix-helix protein, CopG family produces the protein MGTTVLSLRIDEELLERLRTHAAKRGMSVQDYVIGTLIRDDFDERFQTAVEETEKFYGVT
- a CDS encoding MarR family winged helix-turn-helix transcriptional regulator — encoded protein: MPDLNHGDDEAAVNALRSAVMRLSRRLKHQRVDESLSPTEMSVLGTLARCGTATPGELARKEHVQPPSMTRIVALLESKGLVKLEPHPEDRRQKVVTQTERAEAMLEESRRKRNAFLATLVEGLDEDEWSALRTAAPVLEKLAHL